The Zobellia alginiliquefaciens genome contains a region encoding:
- a CDS encoding SPOR domain-containing protein — MGLERYISELMYRYNCVVVPGFGAFLTEQKSAVIHESTNTFYPPVKTVSFNQQLLSNDGLLVSYAAETENVSFEEMLTQVGEIVSEWKADLKKGNQLRLADIGTLWYSVEDKIQFQPSGNVNYLTSSFGMSSFVTAPVTREVLKEEVVQLEEKIPFAFTPEKRETLTLRPYLKYAAVALIALTLGVTGFQFYKSNENNQQLARQEAEQQVSKRIQEATFFDAQPLELPTITLKTSKKESAEKAVERMHHIIAGAFRYRTNADRKIEELKQEGYNPSYIGTNPFGLYLVAYDSFTDSNKALDALREIKLTQKDAWLKSGH; from the coding sequence ATGGGACTAGAACGCTATATATCTGAATTAATGTATCGCTACAATTGTGTAGTCGTGCCCGGTTTCGGAGCTTTTTTAACAGAGCAGAAATCGGCCGTAATACATGAGAGTACAAATACTTTTTACCCACCTGTAAAGACGGTTTCTTTTAACCAACAACTGCTGTCAAACGACGGACTATTGGTTTCTTATGCCGCTGAAACAGAAAATGTTTCTTTTGAGGAAATGCTTACACAAGTTGGCGAAATCGTTAGCGAATGGAAAGCGGACCTTAAAAAAGGCAATCAACTAAGATTAGCAGATATTGGAACACTTTGGTACAGTGTAGAAGATAAAATTCAGTTTCAACCCTCAGGAAATGTCAATTATTTGACGTCTTCTTTCGGAATGTCTTCTTTTGTTACGGCTCCGGTAACCCGCGAAGTTTTAAAAGAAGAAGTCGTACAATTAGAAGAAAAGATTCCATTTGCTTTTACACCGGAGAAACGTGAAACCCTAACCCTGCGTCCTTATTTAAAATATGCTGCAGTTGCATTAATTGCATTAACATTGGGAGTTACGGGATTTCAATTTTATAAATCTAACGAGAACAATCAGCAATTAGCTCGTCAGGAAGCTGAACAACAGGTTTCAAAACGCATTCAAGAAGCTACTTTTTTTGATGCACAGCCCTTAGAATTGCCAACGATTACACTTAAAACCTCTAAAAAAGAATCAGCAGAGAAAGCTGTGGAACGCATGCACCATATTATTGCCGGAGCATTCCGTTATCGCACAAATGCAGATAGGAAAATAGAGGAACTTAAGCAAGAAGGCTATAACCCTTCTTATATAGGCACAAACCCTTTTGGCCTGTATTTGGTTGCTTACGATAGTTTTACCGATTCTAACAAAGCTTTGGATGCGCTTCGTGAAATTAAGCTGACCCAAAAAGATGCTTGGTTAAAGTCCGGTCACTAA
- a CDS encoding acyl-CoA thioesterase → MQAKNPRDSRTVMTDMVLPSETNPLNNLFGGELLARMDRAASIAARRHSRRITVTASVNHVAFNQSVPVGSVLTVEAAVSRAFRTSMEVYIDVWMEDRFTGERSKANEAIYTFVAVDDTGRPTIVPPLQPENELEQERFEGALRRKQLSLVLAGKMKPNEATELKALFTE, encoded by the coding sequence ATGCAGGCTAAAAATCCCCGTGATTCTAGAACCGTAATGACCGATATGGTACTCCCAAGCGAGACCAACCCCCTCAATAATTTATTTGGAGGAGAGCTTTTAGCTCGTATGGACCGTGCTGCCAGTATTGCTGCACGCCGCCATAGCCGCCGTATTACCGTTACCGCATCTGTAAACCACGTGGCGTTCAATCAATCTGTTCCTGTAGGAAGCGTCCTTACCGTAGAAGCAGCGGTTTCGCGTGCTTTTAGAACCTCTATGGAGGTTTATATTGATGTTTGGATGGAAGACCGTTTCACGGGCGAACGCTCCAAGGCCAACGAGGCTATTTACACCTTTGTGGCAGTAGATGATACCGGAAGACCCACTATAGTCCCCCCTTTACAACCAGAAAACGAGCTAGAGCAAGAACGCTTTGAAGGCGCCTTGCGTAGAAAACAGCTCAGTCTAGTATTGGCCGGTAAAATGAAACCTAACGAGGCCACAGAATTAAAGGCCTTATTTACAGAATAA
- a CDS encoding aldo/keto reductase codes for MKKITDLQGTFKLSNNVAMPYLGLGTYQADNDQEVIDAVRNALNAGYRHIDTASAYKNEEGVGKGIVESNVAREEIFLVSKLWNADQGYESTLKAFEETLERLGVDYLDLYLIHWPVAGKYKDTWRAMEKLYQDKKIKAIGVSNFLQHHLEDLLETAEIVPMVNQMEFHPFLVQQTLIDFCNAKGIQYESWSPFMQGEVFDSKSEEFKQLTGKYQKSTAQIILRYNLQKGIVAIPKSVHENRIKSNADIFDFELSEADVAYLDGLDKGERSGPDPDNFDF; via the coding sequence ATGAAGAAGATAACAGATTTACAAGGCACTTTTAAATTAAGTAACAATGTAGCAATGCCGTACCTAGGTTTAGGTACGTACCAAGCAGATAATGACCAAGAGGTGATCGATGCGGTAAGGAATGCGTTGAATGCCGGTTATAGGCACATAGATACGGCTTCGGCTTACAAAAATGAAGAAGGAGTAGGCAAGGGTATTGTTGAAAGCAATGTGGCAAGAGAGGAGATTTTCTTGGTATCAAAACTTTGGAATGCAGACCAAGGCTATGAAAGTACTTTAAAAGCTTTTGAAGAGACTTTAGAGCGTTTGGGGGTGGATTACCTCGACTTATATTTAATTCATTGGCCTGTTGCCGGAAAATACAAGGATACGTGGCGAGCCATGGAGAAGCTTTATCAAGACAAGAAAATTAAGGCTATAGGAGTGAGTAATTTTTTGCAGCATCATTTAGAAGATTTATTGGAGACTGCCGAGATTGTTCCCATGGTGAACCAGATGGAGTTTCATCCGTTTTTAGTGCAACAGACACTTATTGATTTCTGTAACGCTAAAGGTATTCAATATGAATCTTGGTCTCCTTTTATGCAGGGGGAAGTTTTTGACTCCAAATCTGAGGAATTTAAACAACTCACCGGGAAGTATCAAAAATCTACCGCACAAATAATCTTACGGTACAATTTGCAGAAAGGTATTGTAGCCATTCCAAAATCGGTACATGAAAATAGGATCAAGTCCAATGCCGATATTTTCGACTTTGAACTTTCGGAAGCCGATGTGGCATATCTAGATGGCCTAGATAAAGGAGAGCGCAGCGGACCTGACCCAGATAATTTTGATTTCTAA
- a CDS encoding murein hydrolase activator EnvC family protein: MLSKKRYIVVFLLFCLSGWSPAYAQTEEQEELEAKREKLQKEIEQINYLLFDQKKKKGNVIDQMEALDNKIKVRQELINVTNRQSNLLNRKINANIKVISDLRDELDKLKDDYAMMIQKGYQSKIQQSKLMFLLASDDFYQAFKRIQYIKQYTEFRRKQGETIVVKTEELSKLNIGLTAQRKEKDRLVAENLKAKRAMTQEKEDHQALLGTIRKSETKFAAQIRDKQNQAKEIDRQIERLIREAIASANRDADKKSDDPSKFLLTPEAAIVANSFTANKGRLIWPVEKGFKSQGFGVYADAIYPGIKHQSNGVVITTDQGAKARAIFRGEVIAILSIPGGNKAVQLKHGNFISTYYNLSNLYVKKGDRVEAKTELGEIYTNRSNGQTKLKFYLHQNTSKLNPEEWVYQL, translated from the coding sequence ATGCTAAGTAAAAAGCGTTACATCGTTGTTTTTCTTTTATTCTGCTTGTCCGGATGGAGCCCTGCTTATGCTCAGACCGAAGAGCAGGAGGAACTAGAGGCTAAACGGGAAAAATTGCAGAAAGAGATAGAGCAAATCAATTATTTACTGTTTGATCAAAAGAAGAAAAAAGGGAATGTCATTGATCAGATGGAAGCCTTGGATAATAAAATAAAGGTTCGCCAAGAGCTGATTAATGTTACCAATAGGCAATCAAATCTCCTCAATAGAAAAATTAATGCCAATATTAAGGTTATTTCAGATTTAAGGGATGAGTTGGATAAGCTCAAAGATGATTATGCAATGATGATTCAAAAGGGATATCAAAGTAAAATTCAACAAAGTAAGTTGATGTTTCTTTTGGCTTCAGACGATTTTTATCAGGCATTTAAGCGTATTCAATATATTAAACAATACACCGAGTTTAGGAGAAAGCAAGGCGAGACCATTGTCGTGAAGACCGAAGAACTGAGTAAGTTGAATATCGGCCTTACGGCACAACGAAAGGAAAAAGACCGTTTGGTTGCTGAGAACCTCAAAGCCAAGCGGGCCATGACTCAAGAAAAAGAGGATCATCAGGCGTTATTAGGAACTATTCGTAAAAGTGAAACAAAATTTGCAGCTCAAATTCGTGATAAGCAGAATCAAGCAAAAGAAATTGACCGTCAGATTGAGCGATTGATTCGTGAAGCCATTGCATCAGCAAATAGAGATGCCGATAAAAAGAGCGATGACCCTAGCAAGTTTTTGTTAACCCCTGAGGCAGCAATCGTTGCAAATAGCTTTACGGCAAACAAGGGCAGATTAATATGGCCGGTGGAGAAGGGTTTCAAAAGTCAAGGTTTTGGAGTGTATGCAGATGCTATTTACCCTGGTATAAAACACCAAAGCAATGGCGTGGTAATAACTACCGATCAAGGCGCAAAAGCCCGAGCTATTTTTAGGGGAGAGGTAATAGCTATTCTTTCTATTCCGGGCGGAAACAAGGCCGTACAGCTGAAGCATGGTAACTTTATCAGCACCTATTATAACCTTTCTAATTTATACGTTAAAAAAGGGGATAGAGTTGAGGCTAAAACCGAGTTGGGAGAAATTTATACCAATCGGTCTAACGGACAGACAAAATTAAAATTTTACTTACACCAAAACACTTCAAAGTTAAATCCGGAAGAGTGGGTGTACCAATTATAA
- a CDS encoding DUF4292 domain-containing protein — translation MALPLRIALRFMALVSISFFLSCKSNKVLADGKVDGSLSAKAIVKNHYANTTNFNTLSGKMRIDYSDGESSQGVSVSLRMEKDKAIWMSAPLGMVKAYITPGRVTFYNKLQNEYFDGNFAYLSKFLGTELDFEQVQNLLMGQALFDLKEAKYDASVVNGDYQLKPKKAMDLFKVMFQVEPKNFKMASQQLSQPLKKRLLQVNYTDYQQIGKYILPQRIAVAAIEGDDRNTVDIEYKSIEFDQPMNFPYKIPKGFKEITLTDDAK, via the coding sequence ATGGCGTTACCCTTACGAATTGCTTTGCGCTTTATGGCGCTCGTTTCAATATCCTTTTTTCTTTCCTGTAAATCAAACAAAGTGCTGGCTGATGGAAAGGTAGATGGCAGTCTTTCGGCGAAAGCAATTGTCAAAAATCATTATGCCAATACTACCAATTTCAATACGTTGAGCGGTAAAATGCGTATTGATTATTCAGATGGCGAATCCTCACAAGGAGTTTCTGTAAGTCTCAGGATGGAAAAGGATAAAGCTATTTGGATGAGCGCTCCCCTTGGCATGGTAAAAGCGTATATTACTCCGGGTAGGGTTACTTTTTATAACAAACTCCAGAATGAATATTTTGATGGTAATTTTGCCTACCTGAGTAAGTTTTTGGGCACTGAGCTAGATTTTGAGCAGGTTCAGAACTTGTTAATGGGGCAGGCACTTTTTGACCTGAAAGAAGCCAAGTATGACGCTTCCGTTGTGAACGGTGATTATCAGTTGAAACCGAAAAAAGCAATGGATTTGTTTAAGGTGATGTTTCAAGTAGAGCCCAAAAACTTCAAGATGGCTTCGCAACAATTATCCCAACCTTTAAAGAAACGATTGTTGCAGGTGAACTATACGGACTATCAACAGATTGGTAAGTACATTCTTCCACAACGTATTGCTGTTGCTGCTATTGAAGGTGATGACAGAAATACGGTCGATATTGAATATAAGAGTATTGAATTTGACCAGCCGATGAACTTTCCATATAAAATACCGAAAGGTTTTAAAGAAATCACATTAACGGACGATGCTAAGTAA
- a CDS encoding tetratricopeptide repeat protein, with protein sequence MKTSPIISAFFGGILFTSLSMRAQETPVIDENQSSEIFLDDYSDDFQEKFFEALKQKGIENYDRAINLMLACKQLDADNYVVDHELAQLYLKEKQYPVAEGYALTAVLAEPDNLWYTNTYVEILQKQQKPIEALRAQLPFDNSKFKENLALVYYRKGRAKAAQAILKETPKSGFTQQLSVKVEDLIETQEAAITRSSFSVTNENREASGSFEQFKARIQGMLRSNNYLALDQVAEEALESYPSQPYFYYAQGYAFNKKSKPRDAIESLETGLDYLVGDIALANKFYKELADAYNSINNSVKANMYLRKIKPGF encoded by the coding sequence ATGAAAACAAGTCCTATCATATCGGCTTTTTTCGGAGGAATTTTATTTACCTCTCTCTCAATGCGTGCCCAAGAAACACCTGTGATTGATGAAAATCAAAGTTCAGAAATCTTTTTAGACGATTATTCGGATGATTTTCAAGAGAAATTCTTTGAAGCTTTAAAGCAGAAAGGAATTGAAAATTATGATAGGGCCATTAACCTCATGTTGGCCTGCAAACAGTTGGATGCGGACAATTATGTAGTAGACCATGAACTTGCCCAATTGTACTTAAAAGAAAAACAATATCCCGTTGCCGAAGGTTATGCTTTAACCGCCGTTTTAGCGGAACCGGACAATCTTTGGTATACAAATACGTATGTAGAAATATTACAGAAGCAACAAAAACCAATAGAAGCTTTAAGGGCACAATTGCCTTTTGACAATTCCAAGTTTAAAGAGAACTTGGCATTGGTATATTATAGAAAAGGAAGGGCAAAGGCGGCACAGGCAATTTTAAAAGAAACCCCAAAATCTGGGTTTACCCAACAACTCTCCGTAAAAGTTGAGGATTTAATAGAGACCCAAGAAGCCGCAATTACTAGAAGCTCTTTCTCCGTTACAAATGAGAATAGGGAGGCATCAGGTTCTTTTGAGCAGTTTAAGGCCCGCATTCAAGGTATGCTAAGGAGCAATAATTATTTGGCTTTGGACCAAGTGGCGGAAGAGGCATTGGAAAGTTATCCGTCCCAACCTTATTTTTACTATGCTCAGGGCTACGCCTTCAATAAAAAATCAAAACCGCGTGATGCTATTGAGTCGTTAGAAACGGGTTTGGACTATTTGGTGGGTGACATAGCACTAGCCAACAAATTTTATAAGGAGCTGGCAGATGCTTATAATTCCATTAACAATTCAGTCAAGGCAAATATGTATCTTCGTAAGATAAAACCTGGGTTTTAA
- the dut gene encoding dUTP diphosphatase has product MQIRIINKSQHNLPHYETGASAGMDLRANITETVTLQPLERAIIKTGLFIELPVGFEAQVRPRSGLAAKKGITVLNAPGTVDADYRGEIGVILVNLSNESFAIENGERIAQLVIAKHERAEWIAVETLSETTRGEGGFGSTGVK; this is encoded by the coding sequence ATGCAAATAAGAATAATCAACAAGTCGCAACATAACCTTCCGCATTACGAAACTGGAGCTTCTGCAGGAATGGACTTAAGAGCCAATATTACTGAAACCGTAACTTTACAGCCCTTGGAAAGAGCTATTATTAAAACGGGCTTGTTTATTGAGCTTCCTGTGGGGTTTGAAGCCCAAGTAAGACCAAGAAGTGGTCTGGCAGCTAAAAAAGGAATCACGGTTCTTAACGCGCCCGGTACTGTAGATGCTGATTATCGTGGAGAAATTGGTGTGATTTTAGTCAATTTGTCCAACGAGAGTTTTGCTATAGAAAATGGGGAGCGTATTGCTCAACTGGTCATAGCCAAGCATGAACGGGCGGAGTGGATTGCGGTTGAAACATTGTCTGAAACCACAAGAGGAGAAGGTGGGTTTGGTAGTACGGGAGTAAAATAA
- a CDS encoding lipopolysaccharide biosynthesis protein, whose product MNPLKKLFKQTAIYGLATVLPRMISFFLVRVHTDAMPPEIYGELAVIFAYFAMFNVVLAYGMETAFFRFYSKSEDKETVISTSLMSILGSTMVFMVFSLLFQDGMASLLNIDPKYIKYVIFILSLDALVIIPFAWLRANERPLKYAVVKILNVVINFGLNIFFLLILPGVAADNPDGLLAALYRPNFQISYIIIANLVASGVTLLLMLKPYLISRYTFDKKLWEQMMKYAIPVLVAGVAFTINEVFDRVMLEALLPEDIANKEVGMYNACVKLALFMTLFSTAFRMGIEPFFFSHAGTENPQKAYAQITNYFVVLGSVILLGVVVFADVLKVLFVKNPAYWEAMSVVPIILLASFFLGIYHNLSVWYKVTDKTRYGAFISVFGAIITIVINYVFIPYIGYMASAIATVMAYGNMMVLSYYLGKSRYPVPYNFRKILFYLGFSILFSALSFYVFNRNLIIGSILLLLFLGLVYKLENDKLKEIFLKRKS is encoded by the coding sequence TTGAATCCGCTTAAAAAATTGTTCAAACAAACGGCTATCTACGGTCTTGCCACTGTATTGCCTAGAATGATTTCTTTCTTCTTGGTGCGGGTGCATACAGATGCTATGCCTCCGGAAATTTATGGTGAGTTGGCAGTTATATTTGCCTATTTTGCTATGTTCAACGTGGTTTTGGCCTATGGTATGGAAACTGCATTTTTTAGATTTTATAGTAAGTCAGAAGACAAGGAAACTGTAATATCTACTTCCTTGATGTCCATTTTGGGGTCTACTATGGTTTTTATGGTGTTCTCATTGTTATTTCAGGATGGAATGGCAAGCCTTCTGAACATTGACCCTAAGTATATTAAATACGTCATTTTCATTCTTTCGTTAGATGCCCTTGTCATTATACCATTTGCATGGTTGCGTGCCAATGAAAGACCGCTTAAGTATGCAGTGGTCAAGATTTTGAACGTTGTAATCAATTTTGGACTGAATATTTTCTTCCTTTTGATATTGCCCGGTGTGGCAGCAGATAATCCTGATGGGTTATTGGCTGCATTGTACAGGCCTAATTTTCAAATTTCATATATTATCATAGCCAACCTTGTAGCAAGTGGTGTAACGCTCTTATTAATGTTGAAGCCGTATTTGATCAGTCGCTATACTTTTGATAAAAAGCTTTGGGAGCAAATGATGAAATATGCGATTCCCGTATTAGTTGCTGGGGTAGCATTTACCATTAACGAAGTTTTTGATAGGGTAATGCTAGAGGCTTTGCTTCCTGAGGATATTGCCAACAAAGAAGTGGGAATGTACAATGCCTGTGTAAAGCTGGCATTGTTTATGACTTTGTTCTCCACTGCGTTCCGTATGGGTATTGAGCCTTTCTTTTTTAGCCATGCCGGCACGGAGAATCCGCAAAAGGCATATGCCCAGATAACCAATTATTTTGTGGTTCTGGGAAGTGTTATTTTATTGGGAGTTGTTGTTTTTGCCGATGTTCTAAAAGTATTGTTCGTTAAAAATCCTGCCTATTGGGAGGCCATGTCCGTGGTGCCGATTATTTTGTTGGCAAGTTTCTTTTTAGGCATTTACCACAATCTGTCGGTATGGTATAAAGTTACGGACAAGACGCGCTATGGTGCTTTTATATCGGTCTTTGGAGCAATTATAACAATCGTTATAAATTACGTATTCATTCCGTATATTGGCTATATGGCCAGTGCTATCGCTACGGTTATGGCGTATGGCAACATGATGGTACTTTCGTATTATTTGGGTAAATCAAGATATCCGGTTCCGTATAACTTCAGAAAAATTTTATTCTATCTAGGTTTTTCAATTCTTTTCTCTGCGCTTTCGTTTTATGTTTTCAATAGGAATTTAATTATAGGAAGTATTTTACTTTTGTTGTTCTTAGGTTTGGTGTACAAATTAGAAAATGATAAACTGAAGGAAATCTTTCTAAAACGGAAAAGTTAA
- the atpG gene encoding ATP synthase F1 subunit gamma gives MANLKEIRNRIASVSSTMQITSAMKMVSAAKLKKAQDAITAMRPYADKLTELLQGLSASLDSDSGSVYAEKREVNKVLVVAITSNRGLAGAFNSNILKQCTVLINEKYAGKQVDFVAIGKKANDFLVKRSNVIANHSDIYDDLNFDSVSAIAEDLMEQFTLGNYDRIDIVYNKFKNAATQIIMTEQFLPIVPVEGADNLSNDYVFEPSKIEIIEQLIPKSLKTQLYKGIRDSFASEHGARMTAMHKATDNATDLRDQLKLSYNQARQAAITNEILEIVGGAEALNN, from the coding sequence ATGGCGAACTTAAAGGAAATACGAAACAGAATAGCATCGGTATCATCAACCATGCAGATTACCAGTGCCATGAAAATGGTGTCTGCTGCAAAGTTGAAGAAAGCACAAGATGCCATTACTGCAATGCGACCTTATGCCGATAAGCTTACTGAGTTGTTACAGGGGCTAAGTGCAAGCTTGGATTCGGATTCTGGTAGTGTATATGCTGAGAAAAGAGAGGTAAATAAAGTCTTGGTGGTTGCCATAACTTCAAACAGAGGTTTGGCAGGTGCTTTTAACTCTAATATCTTAAAACAGTGTACTGTTTTAATTAATGAGAAGTATGCTGGTAAGCAGGTAGATTTTGTTGCAATAGGTAAGAAAGCCAATGACTTCTTGGTAAAAAGGTCAAATGTGATTGCCAATCATAGTGATATTTATGACGATTTAAATTTTGATAGCGTATCTGCTATAGCCGAAGATTTAATGGAGCAATTCACCTTAGGGAACTATGATCGTATTGATATTGTGTATAACAAGTTCAAGAATGCGGCAACGCAGATTATAATGACCGAGCAGTTTTTACCAATTGTTCCGGTTGAAGGGGCAGACAATTTGAGTAATGATTACGTTTTTGAACCTTCAAAAATAGAAATCATTGAGCAACTGATTCCTAAGTCTTTGAAAACACAGTTGTACAAAGGTATCCGTGATTCTTTTGCCAGTGAGCACGGTGCACGTATGACCGCTATGCATAAAGCAACGGATAACGCAACAGATTTAAGAGATCAATTGAAGTTGTCTTATAACCAGGCAAGACAAGCTGCAATTACCAACGAAATCTTGGAGATTGTTGGTGGTGCGGAAGCATTAAATAATTAA
- the atpA gene encoding F0F1 ATP synthase subunit alpha — MAGVKAAEVSAILKEQLSGFEATASLDEVGTVLQVGDGIARVYGLSNVQYGELVEFEGGLEGIVLNLEEDNVGVVLLGPSKSVGEGDTVKRTQRIASVKVGEGIVGRVVDTLGNPIDGKGPISGDTYEMPLERKAPGVIFREPVTEPMQSGIKAIDAMIPVGRGQRELVIGDRQTGKTTVCIDTILNQKEFYDAGEPVYCIYVAIGQKASTVAAIAQTLEDKGAMAYTTIVAANASDPAAMQVYAPFTGASIGEYFRDTGRPALIIYDDLSKQAVAYREVSLLLRRPPGREAYPGDVFFLHSRLLERAAKVINDDNIAKNMNDLPDVLKPMVKGGGSLTALPIIETQAGDVSAYIPTNVISITDGQIFLEQDLFNQGVRPAINVGISVSRVGGNAQIKSMKKVSGTLKLDQAQFRELEAFAKFGSDLDAATLNVIEKGRRNVEILKQAQNDPYTVEDQVAIIYAGSKNLLRDVPVEKIKEFERDYLEFLNAKHRDVLDTLKSGKLTDEVTDVLTAVAKDLSGKYRN, encoded by the coding sequence ATGGCAGGAGTAAAAGCCGCTGAGGTATCAGCAATTTTAAAGGAGCAATTATCAGGATTTGAAGCCACCGCTTCATTAGACGAGGTGGGAACAGTACTGCAGGTTGGTGATGGTATCGCCAGGGTCTACGGTTTATCAAATGTCCAATATGGAGAATTGGTAGAATTCGAAGGAGGCTTAGAAGGTATCGTTCTTAACCTGGAAGAAGATAACGTTGGTGTGGTTCTTTTAGGACCTTCTAAATCTGTGGGTGAAGGAGATACGGTTAAACGTACGCAACGTATTGCTTCTGTAAAAGTTGGTGAAGGTATTGTTGGTCGTGTTGTGGATACCTTAGGTAACCCAATCGACGGTAAAGGACCTATTTCTGGTGATACATATGAGATGCCATTAGAGCGTAAAGCGCCAGGTGTTATCTTTAGAGAGCCGGTAACCGAACCAATGCAATCTGGTATTAAGGCAATTGATGCTATGATTCCTGTTGGCCGTGGTCAAAGGGAGCTTGTAATTGGTGACCGTCAAACAGGTAAGACTACCGTTTGCATCGATACCATCTTGAATCAAAAAGAATTTTACGATGCTGGTGAGCCAGTATATTGTATATATGTTGCTATTGGTCAGAAGGCTTCTACTGTTGCTGCAATTGCGCAGACTTTAGAAGATAAAGGTGCAATGGCATATACTACTATTGTTGCTGCAAATGCTTCCGATCCTGCAGCAATGCAGGTGTATGCTCCTTTTACAGGTGCATCTATCGGTGAGTATTTCCGTGATACGGGTCGTCCAGCTTTGATTATCTATGATGATTTGTCAAAACAAGCGGTTGCATATCGTGAGGTATCTCTTCTTTTGAGAAGACCACCGGGACGTGAGGCATACCCAGGGGATGTTTTCTTCTTGCACTCTAGATTGTTAGAGCGTGCGGCAAAGGTTATCAATGATGATAATATTGCAAAGAACATGAACGATTTACCAGATGTATTGAAGCCAATGGTAAAAGGTGGTGGTTCTTTAACTGCACTTCCTATTATTGAGACTCAAGCGGGTGACGTTTCTGCATATATTCCTACGAACGTAATTTCTATTACGGACGGACAGATTTTCTTGGAGCAGGATTTATTCAACCAAGGTGTAAGACCGGCTATTAACGTGGGTATTTCAGTATCTCGTGTAGGTGGTAACGCTCAGATTAAATCCATGAAAAAAGTATCTGGTACTTTAAAATTGGATCAAGCGCAGTTCCGTGAATTGGAAGCTTTTGCCAAGTTCGGTTCTGATTTGGATGCTGCTACATTGAACGTTATTGAAAAAGGACGTCGTAACGTAGAGATTCTAAAGCAAGCGCAAAACGATCCTTATACTGTAGAAGATCAGGTTGCGATTATCTACGCAGGTTCTAAGAACTTGTTACGTGACGTACCAGTAGAGAAGATAAAGGAATTCGAAAGAGATTACTTAGAGTTCTTGAATGCGAAGCACAGAGATGTATTGGATACATTAAAGTCTGGTAAACTTACCGATGAGGTAACGGATGTTTTGACTGCTGTAGCAAAAGACCTTTCAGGTAAATATAGAAACTAG
- the atpH gene encoding ATP synthase F1 subunit delta: MSDSRAAIRYAKAVLDLAVQNKATSAVEKDMRSVVATIADSKELRAMLASPVVNGETKKKALAAVFKGSNEVTLGLINTLVSNKRISILNEVALKYIILNEDLKGEGVAYVTTAVPLSADLEKKVLKQLAQITGNAITIQNKIDESIIGGFVLRVGDLQYDASISSKLNTIKREFTSSL; encoded by the coding sequence ATGAGCGATTCTAGAGCAGCAATACGTTACGCAAAAGCGGTTTTGGACCTAGCGGTACAGAACAAAGCTACGAGCGCAGTTGAAAAAGACATGCGTTCGGTTGTGGCAACTATTGCCGATAGTAAGGAGTTGAGGGCCATGTTGGCTAGCCCTGTAGTTAATGGGGAAACCAAAAAGAAAGCTTTAGCTGCTGTTTTTAAAGGGAGCAATGAGGTTACTTTAGGTTTGATCAACACACTTGTTTCAAATAAAAGGATATCTATTTTAAACGAAGTAGCTTTAAAATATATCATTCTTAATGAAGATTTAAAAGGTGAGGGCGTAGCTTATGTTACTACCGCTGTGCCATTGAGTGCAGACCTTGAGAAAAAAGTGCTGAAGCAATTAGCTCAGATAACCGGTAATGCGATAACTATTCAGAATAAAATAGATGAAAGCATTATTGGAGGATTTGTTTTACGTGTTGGTGATTTACAATATGATGCTAGCATTTCAAGCAAATTGAATACAATTAAAAGAGAATTTACAAGTAGTTTATAA
- a CDS encoding F0F1 ATP synthase subunit B, with amino-acid sequence METLLNDFSPGLFVVQTILLLGLIFLLVKFAWKPILTSLNEREEGIHGALEAAEKARAEMQNLQADNDKLLKEARAEREAMLKEAREIKDKMITDSKEQAKVEGDKMLKQAQAAIESEKKAAVADIKNQVAELSVEIAEKVLKEQLSNKDQQLKLVESMLGDVKLN; translated from the coding sequence ATGGAAACTTTATTAAACGATTTTTCACCAGGTCTTTTCGTAGTTCAGACAATACTATTGTTAGGTTTGATTTTCCTATTGGTGAAATTTGCATGGAAACCAATCTTAACTTCTTTGAACGAACGTGAGGAAGGTATTCATGGTGCATTGGAAGCTGCTGAAAAAGCGCGTGCAGAAATGCAAAACTTGCAAGCTGATAACGATAAGTTGTTAAAAGAAGCTCGTGCCGAGCGTGAAGCTATGTTAAAAGAAGCTCGTGAGATCAAGGATAAGATGATCACAGATTCTAAAGAACAAGCTAAAGTTGAAGGTGATAAAATGCTAAAGCAAGCTCAAGCTGCTATCGAAAGCGAAAAGAAAGCTGCTGTGGCGGATATCAAAAACCAAGTAGCCGAACTTTCTGTGGAGATTGCCGAGAAGGTTTTAAAAGAACAACTATCCAACAAAGACCAACAATTAAAATTGGTTGAAAGTATGTTGGGTGATGTTAAATTGAATTAA